A window of the Podospora bellae-mahoneyi strain CBS 112042 chromosome 6, whole genome shotgun sequence genome harbors these coding sequences:
- a CDS encoding hypothetical protein (EggNog:ENOG503P7V9), whose translation MPFFSRSEPAQQPVQPAPQPVYEEQPKKHGLFSRHRSPSPARTTSTSTRHTNSTYQTSPERGTRSSSGSRGGLLRRSFGNGSTNEMDPSIVAARERVMSAEMAEREADRALMAARESVREAREHVRRLELEAQEEARRAKIKQQQAKEVSKRGKQLGRYD comes from the exons ATGCCGTTCTTCTCTCGATCAGAGCCCGCCCAGCAGCCGGTACAACCGGCACCGCAGCCTGTCTACGAGGAGCAGCCCAAGAAACATGGCCTTTTCAGTCGCCACCGCTCCCCATCTCCCGCCCGTActaccagcaccagcactcGGCACACCAACTCGACCTACCAGACCTCTCCTGAGCGTGGCACCCGAAGCTCCAGCGGCAGTCGTGGTGGTCTTCTCCGTCGGTCCTTTGGCAACGGTTCCACCAACGAGATGGATCCCAGCATCGTCGCTGCCCGTGAGAGGGTCATGAGTGCCGAGATGGCGGAGCGGGAGGCTGATCGTGCCCTCATGGCTGCCCGCGAGAGTGTCCGCGAGGCCCGCGAGCATGTCCGCAGACTAGAGCTCGAAGCTCAGGAGGAGGCCAGGCgggccaagatcaagcaacagcaagccaAGGAGGTTTCTAAAAGAGGAAAGCAGCTCGGAC GCTACGATTAG
- a CDS encoding hypothetical protein (COG:A; EggNog:ENOG503P2RG) → MDTDRRSRSRDPVSHDEPADHYRPESRNRSPSRTPSEAMDRYNTHDRTSQARSPAPRNGRPRTYSRSLSRSRSRSLSRSRSCSRSRSYSRDRSWSRSRSRTRSPTPQARSTKIVVERLTKNVNEDHLREIFGQYGEIEDLDLPLNRQLGTNRGTAYILFYNEADAEAAIAHMHEATVDGAVINVSIVLPRRKLSPAPPTARRGANINPRIPPPHQSRPFGGNIGGGGGGGHGRGSGPGRHGNRSDTYRPRSLSRSRSRSPVQAGGNHNRRQRSPSYSSRSRSRTPPPARGEGRGSRHVGGRYDGDDDRGNRRSASRDSYDSYDRRSRSPSRHRDRGGR, encoded by the exons ATGGATACGGATAGAAGATCAAGATCCAGGGATCCTGTGTCTCATGACGAACCAGCCGATCACTACCGGCCCGAATCCCGCAATCGTTCCCCATCGCGAACCCCCTCCGAGGCCATGGATCGCTACAACACACACGACCGCACCTCCCAAGCCCGCTCTCCGGCCCCGCGCAACGGAAGACCTCGGACTTACAGTCGCAGCCTATCCCGTAGCCGTAGCCGTAGCCTCAGTCGAAGCAGAAGTTGCAGTCGTAGTCGAAGCTACTCGCGCGATCGCAGCTGGAGTCGCTCAAGAAGTCGCACTCGCAGTCCCACGCCCCAGGCCAGAAGCACCAAG ATTGTTGTCGAACGTCTCACCAAGAACGTGAACGAAGACCACCTTCGAGAGATCTTTGGCCAGTATGGCGAAATTGAGGACTTGGACCTGCCTCTCAACCGTCAGC TTGGAACCAACCGTGGCACAGCTTACATTTTGTTCTACAACGAAGCCGACGCCGAGGCTGCCATTGCCCACATGCACGAGGCCACTGTAGATGGCGCCGTCATCAACGTTTCCATCGTGCTACCCCGCCGCAAGCTCTCACCCGCACCCCCTACAGCTCGCCGCGGAGCAAATATTAACCCGCGTATACCGCCCCCTCATCAGTCCAGACCCTTTGGCGGCAACAtaggaggtggtgggggagggggtcatGGACGTGGATCTGGGCCAGGTCGTCATGGGAACCGTTCTGATACCTACCGTCCCCGTTCTCTCTCAAGGTCGAGATCTCGGTCACCCGTTCAGGCAGGAGGGAATCATAATCGCAGGCAAAGATCCCCTTCGTATTCATCCCGGTCTCGATCCAGgactccaccaccagcccgcGGTGAAGGACGAGGGAGTCGCCATGTCGGTGGGCGCTacgacggcgacgacgatAGGGGTAATCGCAGAAGCGCTAGCCGCGACAGCTATGATAGTTACGACCGTAGGAGCAGAAGCCCCAGTCGCCATCGGGACcgtggagggaggtga
- the NEW1 gene encoding [NU+] prion formation protein 1 (EggNog:ENOG503NUZG; COG:Q): MTVVPINGAAPPVADVAAILETIFNASSSNQSIEACYALCDILINTTGFRGLHHYNIISEIKKASIDKKSGFRREGAQNLLGALFERLPPAAPITEVVFLIQDGGLLKIALDALADKGAIVREAAQYGIDALFANLSPEAMVAALLPAIVEYIKKAGGKWQGVVGAFKIMEKMANKAQITIGSTKEQAAEQDIMREAMGSKLATLIPITENGMLDMKTEVEKQALKTMTAITTLLSNDDVASRIPLLIETMHHPSVEAVHKAIHALSQTTFVAIVTSPVLALLTPFLERSLNNPSTPQEVLRQTVVITENLTKLVHDPIEARTFLPKLQPGVKSVVNRASLPEVREIATRALAVMDKAMGNDNSASLTIIERTSAEDVAKVLDQEIKKNGGLNGDEVLYKLAAPFISSMVCEDVNHRHLDRIPSKIAPYLKDLLRKPEASDAVAEAVHKFYVEEDARKYGVPEKEDNGEIEIVNADFSLAYGGMLLLSHTNLRLLKGHRYGLCGRNGAGKSTLMKSIANGKLEGFPSQDVLRTCYVEHNQGEDADISILEFVSKDPTIAKEGKERIVAVLEEFGFTSGPEGRQSQKVGSLSGGWKMKLALARAMLQRADVLLLDEPTNHLDVANIKWLENYLKTHPDITSLIVSHDSGFLDEVTTDIYHYEPNKKLGHYKGNLAAFVKRRPEAKSYYTLSASLVQFKFPPPGILSGVKSNTRAIIRMTNVSYTYPKAPKPSLSDASCQLTLSSRVAIIGPNGAGKSTLIKLLTGEVIPTTGKVEKHPNLRIGYIKQHALEHVEMHLEKTPNQYLQWRYAHGDDREVHMKQTRALSDQDREQMDKFVEVGGGKAPRQIEALVGRQKYKKTFQYEIKWRGFLPKHNSHFSRETLLELGFDKLVQEFDDHEASREGLGYRELQPSVISKHFEDLGLDPEIANHNEIGSLSGGQKVKVVIAGAMWNNPHLLVLDEPTNFLDRDSLGGLAVAIREFKGGVVMISHNEEFVGALASETWHVDNGRVTHRSNNAIALDRFEDSANTSAVPSAVPSGLNTPALSSAAPSAVNSGVEDNAGEALKFRARKKKKMTKKELKEREARRRLRHIDWLNSPKGTPKPLDTDDEADD; encoded by the exons ATGACTGTCGTTCCCATCAACGGCGCTGCCCCCCCGGTGGCAGACGTCGCAGCCATCCTCGAGACCATATTCAACGCCTCTTCGTCCAATCAATCGATCGAAGCCTGCTACGCTCTCTGCGACATCCTGATCAACACAACGGGTTTCCGTGGCCTCCACCACTACAACATCATCtccgagatcaagaaggcttCCATCGACAAGAAGAGCGGTTTCCGCCGCGAGGGTGCCCAGAACCTCCTTGGTGCCCTGTTTGAGCGGCTGCCCCCAGCTGCGCCCATTACCGAGGTTGTTTTCCTCATCCAGGATGGTGGTCTTCTCAAGATTGCTCTCGATGCCCTTGCCGACAAGGGCGCCATTGTCCGCGAGGCTGCCCAGTACGGCATCGATGCCTTGTTCGCCAACTTGAGCCCCGAGGCCATGGTCGCTGCCCTCCTGCCCGCCATCGTCGAGtacatcaagaaggccggtGGAAAGTGGCAAGGTGTTGTCGGCGCATTCAAGAtcatggagaagatggccaaCAAGGCTCAGATCACTATTGGCAGCACCAAGGAGCAGGCCGCCGAGCAGGATATCATGCGCGAGGCCATGGGCTCCAAGCTTGCCACTCTGATTCCCATCACCGAGAATGGCATGTTGGATATGAAGACCGAGGTCGAGAAGCAGGCTCTCAAGACCATGACGGCCATCACGACCCTTCTCTCCAACGACGATGTCGCATCTCGCATTCCTCTCCTGATCGAGACCATGCATCACCCATCTGTCGAGGCGGTGCACAAGGCCATCCACGCCCTCTCCCAGACAACCTTTGTCGCCATCGTCACCTCTCCCGTTCTCGCCCTCTTGACTCCTTTCCTGGAGCGCTCTCTTAACAACCCCTCGACTCCCCAAGAAGTTCTCCGCCAGACCGTTGTCATTACCGAGAACTTGACCAAGCTCGTCCACGACCCCATCGAGGCCCGTACTTTCCTCCCCAAGCTTCAGCCTGGTGTGAAGAGCGTCGTCAACCGCGCCTCGCTCCCCGAGGTTCGTGAGATCGCCACCCGTGCGTTGGCCGTCATGGACAAGGCTATGGGTAACGATAACTCGGCATCCTTGACAATTATCGAGCGCACTTCTGCTGAGGATGTTGCCAAGGTGTTGGATCAAGAAATCAAGAAGAACGGCGGCCTGAATGGCGACGAAGTCCTCTACAAGCTGGCCGCTCCATTTATTTCCTCAATGGTTTGCGAAGACGtcaaccaccgccaccttGATCGCATCCCTAGCAAGATTGCGCCCTACCTCAAGGACCTGTTGCGAAAGCCCGAAGCCAGCGATGCCGTCGCCGAGGCCGTTCACAAGTTCTATGTGGAAGAGGATGCGCGTAAGTACGGTGTTCCAGAAAAGGAAGACAACGGTGAGATTGAGATTGTCAACGCCGACTTCTCTCTGGCTTATGGTGGTATGCTTTTGTTGTCGCATACGAACCTTAGGCTCCTGAAGGGTCATCGTTACGGCTTGTGTGGTCGCAATGGTGCAGGAAAGTCGACTCTGATGAAGAGTATCGCCAATGGAAAGCTCGAGGGCTTCCCGTCTCAAGATGTTTTGCGCACTTGCTACGTCGAACACAATCAGGGTGAGGATGCCGATATTAGCATTCTCGAGTTTGTTTCCAAGGATcccaccatcgccaaggaAGGAAAGGAGCGCATTGTTGCCGTCTTGGAGGAGTTCGGTTTCACATCGGGCCCCGAGGGCAGGCAATCGCAAAAGGTTGGGTCTCTCTCTGGTGGTTGGAAGATGAAGCTGGCTCTTGCCCGTGCCATGCTTCAAAGAGCCGATGTTTTGTTGCTCGACGAACCTACCAATCACTTGGACGTCGCCAACATCAAGTGGCTTGAAAACTACCTCAAGACACACCCCGACATCACCAGTTTGATCGTGTCCCACGACTCGGGCTTCCTGGACGAGGTCACCACCGATATCTACCACTACGAGCCCAACAAGAAGCTTGGTCACTACAAGGGCAACCTTGCTGCCTTTGTCAAGCGCCGCCCCGAGGCCAAGAGCTACTACACTCTGTCTGCTTCGCTCGTCCAGTTCAagttccccccccccggcATTCTGAGCGGTGTCAAGTCCAACACACGCGCCATCATCCGCATGACCAACGTCTCGTACACATACCCCAAGGCGCCCAAGCCATCCTTGTCAGATGCTTCTTGTCAGCTGACTCTGTCGTCGCGTGTTGCCATCATTGGCCCCAACGGTGCTGGCAAGTCTACCCTCATCAAGCTGTTGACCGGTGAAGTTATTCCCACCACTGGAAAGGTGGAGAAGCACCCCAACCTTCGTATCGGTTACATCAAGCAGCACGCCCTCGAGCACGTCGAAATGCATCTCGAGAAGACGCCCAACCAGTATCTTCAATGGCGTTATGCCCACGGTGACGATCGTGAGGTGCACATGAAGCAGACCCGTGCGCTGTCCGACCAGGATCGCGAGCAGATGGACAAGtttgtcgaggttggtggcggtAAGGCTCCTCGCCAGATCGAGGCTCTTGTCGGTCGACAAAAGTACAAGAAGACATTCCAATACGAGAT CAAATGGCGTGGCTTCCTGCCCAAGCACAACTCTCACTTTTCTCGCGAGACTTTGCTCGAGCTCGGCTTCGACAAGTTGGTGCAGGAGTTTGACGACCACGAGGCTTCGCGTGAAGGTCTCGGTTACCGTGAGCTCCAGCCTTCCGTCATCAGCAAGCACTTTGAGGATCTCGGTCTTGATCCCGAGATTGCGAACCACAATGAGATTGGCTCGCTCTCCGGAGGTCAAAAGGTCAAGGTTGTCATTGCCGGTGCCATGTGGAACAACCCCCATTTGCTCGTGCTTGACGAGCCTACTAACTTCTTGGACCGTGACTCCCTTGGTGGCCTGGCTGTTGCCATTCGCGAGTTCAAGGGCGGCGTGGTGATGATTTCCCACAACGAAGAGTTTGTGGGAGCCCTGGCTTCCGAGACTTGGCACGTTGACAACGGACGGGTCACGCATCGCAGCAACAATGCCATTGCGCTGGATCGGTTCGAAGACAGTGCCAACACCAGTGCGGTCCCCAGTGCTGTTCCCAGCGGGCTTAACACACCCGCCCTGAGCAGCGCCGCCCCCAGCGCCGTCAACAGTGGTGTCGAGGACAATGCCGGCGAGGCCTTGAAGTTCCGGgcgagaaagaagaagaagatgaccaAGAAAGAGCTCAAGGAACGTGAGGCCAGGCGCCGGTTGAGGCACATCGATTGGCTCAACAGTCCCAAGGGCACCCCCAAGCCCCTTGATACGGATGATGAGGCGGACGACTAA
- a CDS encoding hypothetical protein (EggNog:ENOG503P0QV; COG:M; COG:W), producing the protein MVQVYTLLFIMQTRSRSIWRASATLISVLAMLPSPIMAETKRAEPKALGEVLAGNEELSTYYSLIKKNPDILLQLPHSGGVTLIAPSNEAFNKTQSLNLEDSNLITSLLQYHILPLSVNVSSLEPGPSYLLPTLLTSSNYTNVTAGQNILLSRQHDDTTVVTSGLGTRSTFFEPPDQDIPFTGGFIQIVDTLLVPPFRLEITARDAYKDLTSFLGALYKSGLSPALSSQKDITILAPRNAAFQSIASALDPLSSEDLATVLKYHIIPDKVLSSSDLSALGNSTGSSLATLLGADSRASTVTVSRAGNNIFFNSAQLLQSDILLANGVIHIIDNVLNPDEFAEVPDLEAKSQTPVFQVSKGAETRTGTRVPAPFTTWLPCTTDCPEPTVDANTQRTATTTGRNGVNSQTSSGMGVQVTAVASILGAVGVGVIGMGVM; encoded by the exons ATGGTTCAGGTCTACAcactcctcttcatcatgcAGACAAGGTCAAGATCGATATGGAGGGCTTCAGCCACTCTAATCAGTGTACTGGCGATGCTACCATCGCCGATTATGGCCGAGACCAAACGGGCAGAGCCAAAGGCTTTGGGAGAGGTCCTCGCAGGCAATGAAGAGCTCTCGACATACTACAGTTTGATCAAG AAAAACCCGGACATTCTTTTGCAGCTCCCTCACTCAGGCGGCGTGACT CTTATCGCCCCGTCGAACGAAGCCTTCAACAAGACCCAATCCTTAAACCTGGAAGACTCCAACCTtatcacctccctcctccaataCCATattctccccctctcagTCAACGTCTCCTCTCTCGAACCCGGACCTtcctacctcctccccaccctcctcacctcctccaactaCACAAACGTCACCGCAGGCCaaaacatcctcctctcccgccaacACGACGACACAACCGTCGTCACCTCTGGCCTCGGCACCCGCTCCACTTTCTTCGAGCCCCCCGATCAAGACATCCCCTTCACAGGCGGCTTCATCCAGATAGTCGACACCCTTCTCGTCCCCCCCTTCCGGCTAGAAATCACCGCCCGAGACGCCTACAAAGACCTCACCTCCTTTTTGGGGGCTCTCTACAAGTCCGGCCTATCGCCCGCCCTCTCGTCCCAAAAagacatcaccatcctcgccccCCGCAACGCCGCCTTCCAGTCCATCGCCTCCGCCCTCGACCCCCTGTCCAGCGAGGACCTCGCCACCGTCCTCAAGTACCACATCATCCCCGACAAagtcctctcctcctctgacCTGTCTGCCCTCGGCAACTCGACCGGTTCGTCCCTGGCAACGCTCCTCGGCGCCGACAGCAGGGCAAGCACAGTCACCGTCTCCAGAGCAGGCAAcaacatcttcttcaactcggCGCAGCTCCTCCAGTCGGATATCTTGCTTGCCAACGGGGTCATCCACATCATCGACAATGTCCTGAATCCGGATGAGTTCGCCGAGGTGCCCGACCTGGAAGCCAAATCCCAAACCCCCGTGTTCCAGGTCAGCAAGGGCGCCGAGACGCGCACGGGGACGAGGGTGCCGGCGCCGTTTACCACCTGGCTACCCTGCACTACTGACTGTCCTGAGCCGACTGTGGACGCAAACACACAAAGGACGGCGACGACAACTGGAAGAAACGGAGTGAACAGCCAGACTAGCAGTGGAATGGGTGTCCAAGTGACGGCTGTAGCAAGCATCTTGGGCGCCGTGGGCGTGGGCGTGATTGGAATGGGGGTAATGTGA
- a CDS encoding hypothetical protein (CAZy:GT2_Glyco_trans_2; EggNog:ENOG503NXB8; COG:S) encodes MGIGNYFKAEKPGKSEEAQQQQQVQQLQPPQPRRGSRQHGHQQGQSSVSEKPPSERLTQNEHELQLPTPRGSSRPQSVSGRSIKSTGSSMFLDDIKHEVMVNYLYQQQCSHLWVSDGSGEIEGVLLRKSRGQYMACPPSLGNSPFAMACAALNVQCAMTVNSRVIKTFLAWSPDAVDVPLMNGLRVQILPTIDDLPRARKHQFAAFVASEGLLIVWDDEALHLVERARGIEKELMDLVWKAGAEEDEEEKGGLPIPVEAEVDEESGEVKPEKRPVHLLNTYLVSLTLILVTVSLGAAFRQLAIEVSVDNNYTRLALVALFPVQIFFTLFFAQVIVGCLAQIFGPIRQLTINSKFYSARPPPRLQAAILPHVTVQCPVYKEGLNGVIAPTVKSIKQAMSTYELQGGSANMFINDDGLQLISEEDRRARIEFYADHSIGWVARPKHGENGFTRKGKFKKASNMNFALMISCKVEEKLEQIQRTPDWSQHDEAMAYERALKEVLEADGRAWADGNIRVGDYILLIDSDTRVPADCLLDAVSEMELSPDVGIMQFSSGVMQVVHTYFENGITFFTNLIYSAIRYTVSNGDVAPFVGHNAILRWSAIQQVSYEDEDGYEKFWSESHVSEDFDMSLRLQCNGYIIRLAAWAGEGFKEGVSLTVYDELARWEKYAYGCNELLFHPIRMWIWKGPFTPLFRRFLFSNIRFTSKITVVSYIGTYYAIGAAWIMTSVNYFLMGWFNGYLDKYYVDSWQVWFSIIIVFNGLGNIALAVMRYRVGERNILYAIFENFKWTFLLAIFLGGLSLHVSQALLAHMFEIDMTWGATSKEAEFSNFFIEVPKVLKKFKFSMLFASLFIAGMVILAVAPFIPYSWHITDFVAILPMATVAASHLLLPLALNPALMTFSW; translated from the exons ATGGGTATCGGCAACTACttcaaggccgagaagcccGGCAAGTCGGAGGAggcacaacagcagcagcaagtaCAGCAACTCCAGCCCCCACAACCACGTCGAGGCTCGAGACAACATGGacaccaacaaggccaatCATCCGTATCGGAGAAGCCGCCATCAGAAAGGTTGACTCAGAATGAGCACGAACTTCAGCTTCCCACACCGCGGGGGAGCTCGAGGCCGCAGTCAGTATCAGGTCGGTCCATCAAGTCAACAGGTAGCTCCATGTTCCTGGATGACATCAAGCACGAGGTCATGGTAAACTACCTTtaccagcagcagtgctCGCACTTGTGGGTATCAGATGGCAGCGGCGAGATTGAGGGCGTGCTGTTGCGCAAGTCAAGGGGACAGTACATGGCCTGCCCGCCATCACTTGGAAACTCCCCATTCGCCATGGCTTGCGCTGCACTCAATGTTCAG TGCGCCATGACCGTCAACTCCAGAGTTATCAAGACCTTTTTGGCCTGGTCGCCCGATGCCGTTGATGTGCCATTGATGAACGGCTTGCGCGTTCAGATTCTTCCCACTATTGACGACCTGCCACGTGCCAGAAAGCACCAGTTCGCCGCTTTTGTTGCCTCCGAGGGCCTCCTGATTGTGTGGGACGACGAGGCGCTACACCTGGtggagagagcgagaggtATCGAGAAGGAGCTGATGGACTTGGTCTGGAAGGCTGGCgctgaggaagatgaggaggaaaagggtGGACTTCCTATCCCTGtggaggccgaggttgacgaggagagcgGAGAGGTGAAGCCCGAGAAGAGACCAGTCCATCTGCTCAACACCTATCTCGTCAGCTTGACCCTCATTCTGGTCACCGTCTCTTTGGGCGCCGCCTTCCGCCAGCTCGCCATTGAGGTTTCGGTCGACAACAACTACACCCGCTTGGCCCTCGTCGCCTTGTTCCCAGTTCAGATCTTCTTCACGCTCTTCTTCGCCCAGGTTATCGTCGGTTGCCTGGCTCAAATCTTTGGTCCGATCCGCCAGCTCACCATTAACTCCAAGTTTTACTCTGCGCGCCCACCTCCGAGACTGCAGGCGGCCATCCTGCCACACGTGACGGTCCAGTGCCCCGTCTACAAGGAGGGTCTCAACGGTGTCATTGCGCCCACCGTCAAGTCCATCAAGCAGGCCATGTCGACATACGAACTGCAGGGTGGATCTGCCAACATGTTCATCAACGATGATGGCCTTCAGCTGATCTCGGAAGAAGACCGCCGCGCCCGCATCGAGTTCTACGCCGACCACAGCATTGGTTGGGTTGCCCGTCCCAAGCACGGCGAGAATGGTTTCACTCGCAAgggcaagttcaagaaggcTTCTAACATGAACTTTGCCCTCATGATCTCGTGcaaggtcgaggagaagctcgagCAGATTCAGCGCACCCCGGATTGGTCTCAGCACGATGAAGCGATGGCCTACGAGCGTGCTCTCAAGGAGGTCCTCGAGGCCGATGGCCGCGCCTGGGCTGATGGTAACATCCGTGTTGGTGATTATATCCTGCTTATTGACTCTGATACCCGTGTCCCCGCCGATTGTCTGCTCGACGCCGTCTCCGAGATGGAGCTCTCTCCCGATGTCGGCATCATGCAATTCTCGTCCGGTGTCATGCAGGTCGTCCACACCTACTTTGAGAACGGCATtaccttcttcaccaacctcatctACAGCGCTATTCGGTACACTGTCTCCAACGGTGATGTCGCCCCCTTTGTCGGTCACAATGCCATTCTCCGCTGGTCTGCTATTCAGCAGGTCTCGtatgaggacgaggatgggtACGAAAAGTTCTGGTCCGAAAGCCACGTGTCGGAAGATTTCGACATGTCTCTGCGTCTCCAGTGCAATGGTTACATCATTCGTCTCGCTGCGTGGGCCGGTGAAGGGTTCAAGGAAGGTGTGTCACTTACCGTGTACGACGAGTTGGCCCGTTGGGAAAAGTATGCCTATGGTTGCAACGAGCTGCTCTTCCACCCTATTCGCATGTGGATCTGGAAAGGGCCATTCACTCCTCTCTTTCGCCGCTTCCTGTTCTCCAACATTCGCTTCACCTCCAAGATCACCGTCGTTTCTTACATCGGTACCTATTACGCCATCGGCGCTGCCTGGATCATGACCAGCGTCAACTACTTCCTCATGGGCTGGTTCAACGGGTACCTCGACAAGTACTATGTCGACTCGTGGCAGGTTTGgttctccatcatcattgtGTTCAACGGACTGGGCAACATCGCCCTGGCTGTCATGAGATACCGTGTCGGCGAGCGCAACATTCTGTACGCCATCTTTGAGAACTTCAAGTGGACCTTCTTGCTGGCCATCTTCTTGGGTGGTCTCTCGCTGCACGTTTCGCAGGCCCTGCTGGCCCACATGTTTGAGATCGACATGACATGGGGTGCCACCAgcaaggaggccgagttcTCCAACTTCTTCATCGAAGTGCCCAAGGTGCTCAAGAAG TTCAAATTCTCAATGCTTTTCGCCTCGCTCTTCATTGCCGGCATGGTCATCCTCGCCGTTGCGCCCTTTATTCCTTACAGCTGGCACATCACCGACTTTGTGGCCATCCTTCCCATGGCGACCGTCGCGGCATCGCATCTGTTGCTGCCGCTTGCTCTCAACCCAGCGCTGATGACCTTCTCGTGGTAA
- a CDS encoding hypothetical protein (CAZy:GH16; COG:I; EggNog:ENOG503NW22) yields MDHQQDYYGPGQPGTVNSSAAPTPRRPGSLNDPDGRNPFGDGVESQASQRSVNNGNPFSSPSASRPPSSFDSSSAMGARYEDRGQRYFHSRRVRKGEVEKPWTKTVDPKEKWVTILPVIGIVIGLGISGFLVWDGMRSVVKHKYCPVLEEDFSRGFNSDVWMKEVQLGGFGNGEFDMTTAGDENVFVQDGKLIIKATLTDDKYILQNHTINLIDDGTCTSTEFKHCVAVTNTNNGNSSIVPPVKSGRINTKPGAAIKYGRVEVTAKLPEGDWLWPAIWMMPVKDTYGAWPASGEIDIVESRGNNYTYPQGGNNIMSSALHWGPSPAQDSWWRTNVKRPALHTTYSAGFNTFGLEWSQKYLFTYVNSRLLQVLYTNFDTRLWERGNFPSADSNGTWIRNPWEQGGQNAPFDQKFFLILNVAVGGTNGWFEDGVNGKPWLDSSENARKNFWEARNQWLPTWKSPQMEVSKVIMWQQCNGDEGDL; encoded by the exons ATGGATCACCAACAAGACTACTACGGCCCTGGCCAACCAGGCACCGTGAACTCGAGCGCCGCCCCAACACCACGACGTCCGGGCTCGCTGAACGACCCAGACGGACGGAACCCctttggcgatggtgtcgagTCCCAGGCTTCCCAGAGATCAGTCAACAATGGCAACCCATTCTCCAGCCCGTCGGCATCCCGCCCACCAAGCAGCTTCGActcttcctcggccatggGAGCCCGCTATGAGGACAGGGGACAGCGCTACTTTCACTCAAGGCGAGTACGCAAGGGCGAGGTGGAGAAGCCGTGGACCAAGACGGTTGATCCCAAGGAAAAGTGGGTGACGATTCTGCCCGTGATTGGTATCGTTATCGGGTTGGGAATTTCGGGCTTCTTGGTGTGGGACGGCATGCGCAGTGTGGTCAAGCACAAATACTGCCCAGTGTTGGAGGAAGACTTTAGCCGGGGCTTCAACTCTGACGTCTGGATGAAGGAGGTGCAGCTGGGCGGGTTCGG CAATGGCGAGTTTGACATGACTACTGCGGGCGACGAGAACGTCTTTGTTCAGGAtggcaagctcatcatcaaggcgACCCTGACCGATGACAAGTACATCTTGCAGaaccacaccatcaacctcatcgaTGACGGTACTTGCACATCCACCGAGTTCAAGCACTGCGTTGctgtcaccaacaccaacaacggcaactCGAGCATTGTGCCCCCTGTGAAGTCGGGCCGTATCAATACTAAACCGGGTGCCGCCATCAAGTATGGCCGTGTCGAAGTTACTGCCAAGCTTCCCGAGGGTGACTGGCTCTGGCCCGCCATCTGGATGATGCCCGTCAAGGACACCTATGGAGCCTGGCCTGCGTCTGGCGAGATCGACATTGTGGAAAGCCGCGGCAACAACTATACCTACCCGCAAGGTGGCAACAACATCATGTCCTCTGCTCTTCACTGGGGTCCTTCCCCCGCCCAGGACTCGTGGTGGCGCACCAATGTCAAGCGCCCCGCGCTCCACACGACCTACTCTGCCGGGTTCAACACCTTCGGTCTCGAATGGTCGCAGAAGTACCTCTTCACCTATGTCAACTCGCGGCTCCTCCAGGTTCTCTACACCAACTTTGACACTCGGCTCTGGGAGCGCGGCAATTTCCCCAGCGCCGACTCCAACGGAACTTGGATCCGCAACCCCTGGGAACAGGGCGGGCAGAATGCTCCCTTTGACCAAAAgttcttcctcatcctcaatgTTGCCGTCGGCGGCACCAACGGCTGGTTCGAGGACGGTGTCAATGGCAAGCCCTGGCTGGACTCTTCCGAGAACGCCAGGAAGAACTTTTGGGAGGCCAGAAACCAGTGGCTTCCCACATGGAAGTCCCCGCAGATGGAGGTCAGCAAGGTCATCATGTGGCAGCAGTGCAACGGTGACGAGGGTGATTTGTAG